In a single window of the Stigmatopora nigra isolate UIUO_SnigA chromosome 7, RoL_Snig_1.1, whole genome shotgun sequence genome:
- the LOC144199663 gene encoding metalloreductase STEAP4-like — translation MSKEMNSVNISLHPMGGGPKIASELEPLCIFGTGDMGRSLGQRLLQTGYKVMYGSRRPLSCGPLPPGAQVMSYVDAAQLANVVFVCIHREHYDLIETLMSQLKGKVLVDVSNNPEKKMYPEANAVYLQKLLPDSHVVKAFNTLSAWGLQNGPADACRQVYVCGKSAEAKQAVAEVATKMGLTVLDRGSLSAAQELEDFPLQLFPEWRLPLQIAASLTAFFFFYVLIRDVVYAYVDEGKDISFRIMVSLANKVFPIVSLIMLALCYLPGVIAAFLQLYRGTKYRRFPDWLDRWMLCRKQLGLLALAFAFLHVLYTLIIPIRYYVRFRISDYTITQVKENQTAKFDTTLAWGSDAYLSIGILGFGFYVLLGITSLPSVSNALSWREFSFVQSKLGYLTLLLCTIHTLLYGRNMFLRPSSYKWYTPPAFLLSLVVPLVVLVLKLLLLLPCLDQRVTRIRRGWERTKCQEEKTLLT, via the exons ATGTCAAAAGAAATGAATTCAGTGAACATTTCTCTGCATCCTATGGGAGGCGGACCAAAGATCGCCTCGGAGCTGGAACCGTTGTGCATTTTTGGGACGGGCGACATGGGACGCTCATTGGGCCAGCGCCTGCTGCAGACGGGCTACAAGGTCATGTACGGCAGCCGCAGACCTCTCAGTTGTGGCCCTCTGCCTCCTGGAGCTCAG GTGATGAGTTATGTGGATGCAGCACAGTTGGCGAATGTGGTCTTTGTGTGCATACACAGAGAACATTACGACCTCATAGAGACTCTCATGTCACAACTGAAGGGAAAG GTTCTGGTGGATGTCAGCAACAACCCTGAGAAGAAGATGTACCCGGAGGCCAATGCTGTATATTTGCAGAA ACTCCTTCCTGATTCTCATGTGGTAAAAGCCTTTAACACATTGTCTGCCTGGGGTCTTCAGAATGGACCCGCTGATGCTTGCAGACAG GTCTATGTTTGTGGAAAGAGTGCAGAAGCAAAACAGGCAGTAGCAGAGGTGGCAACCAAGATGGGACTCACAGTTTTGGACAGAGGGTCTCTATCAGCAGCCCAAGAGCTGGAAGACTTCCCCCTACAGCTGTTCCCCGAGTGGAGGTTGCCTCTGCAAATAGCCGCCAGCCTGACagcgttcttcttcttctacgtgCTCATTAGAGACGTCGTTTATGCTTATGTGGATGAGGGCAAAGACATCTCCTTCAGAATCATGGTGTCACTGGCCAACAAG GTGTTTCCTATTGTGTCACTCATCATGTTGGCCTTGTGTTACCTGCCTGGTGTTATTGCTGCCTTCCTTCAACTATACAGAGGGACCAAGTACAG GCGCTTTCCTGATTGGCTAGACCGATGGATGCTCTGCAGAAAGCAGCTGGGGTTGCTCGCTCTGGCCTTTGCCTTTTTACATGTGCTATACACACTCATCATCCCAATTAG GTATTATGTGAGATTCCGGATTTCAGACTACACTATAACACAG GTCAAGGAGAACCAAACTGCAAAGTTTGATACAACTTTAGCCTGGGGATCAGACGCTTACCTCTCTATCGGTATTCTGGGATTTGGCTTTTACGTCTTATTGGGAATAACTTCTTTGCCTTCGGTGAGCAACGCTCTCAGCTGGAGAGAATTCAGCTTTGTACAG TCCAAGCTGGGCTACTTGACGTTGTTACTCTGCACCATTCACACTTTGCTGTACGGCCGGAATATGTTCTTGCGGCCCTCCTCGTACAAGTGGTACACACCACCGGCCTTTCTGCTCAGCCTGGTGGTTCCCCTCGTGGTTCTAGTGCTAAAGCTCTTGCTCCTCCTGCCATGCTTGGACCAGAGAGTCACCCGCATTCGACGAGGCTGGGAGAGGACCAAGTGCCAGGAGGAAAAAACACTCCTAACATAA
- the glipr2l gene encoding GLI pathogenesis-related 2, like, with translation MGKSASKQFAEEVLQRHNEYRKRHQAPGLKLSNKLNREAARYAESLAITRILKHSEESSKGSCGENLAWASYDQSGNDVTDRWYDEVKHYNFSSPGFTSGTGHFTAMVWKNSTTLGVGKAVASDGSSFVVARYIPAGNITNQGHFENNVLPAQTPGSPS, from the exons ATGGGGAAGTCAG CTTCAAAGCAATTTGCAGAGGAGGTGCTGCAACGCCATAACGAGTACAGGAAAAGGCACCAGGCTCCAGGACTCAAGCTGAGCAACAAGCTGAACAGAGAGGCTGCCCG ATATGCTGAGAGTCTGGCTATCACACGCATTCTAAAACACAGTGAGGAATCCAGTAAGGGAAGCTGTGGGGAGAACCTGGCATGGGCATCCTACGATCAATCAG GAAACGATGTGACCGACCGCTGGTATGATGAAGTGAAACACTACAACTTCAGCTCTCCTGGTTTTACGTCTGGCACTG GCCATTTCACCGCCATGGTGTGGAAGAACAGTACAACGCTGGGTGTTGGTAAGGCTGTTGCTTCTGATGGTTCTTCCTTTGTTGTAGCCAGATACATTCCAGCTGGGAATATAACCAATCAAGGACACTTTGAAAACAACGTCCTCCCTGCTCAAACTCCTGGTTCTCCTTCTTAA